GCATGGGCGCCCGTCAGCCGCCGCCGACTCCTGGAGGGCGGGGCCGCCCTCGTCGGCGCCCTCGCCCTCCCCGGATGGGCCGCCGGCGAGGCCCGCGCCGCCGCCGAGTCCCCCGAGTGGAACGGCCGCATCGACGTCTTCCGGCTCGGCACCGAGCCGCCCCACAGCACCCTGATGCCGTACGCCAACCTCCGCCAGGCACTCACGGCCGACCGCACCGACTCGCCGTACCGGCTCAGCCTGGACGGCAGCTGGAGGTTCGCCCACGCGGACCGCCCGGCCGACCGCGACCCCGACTTCTACGGAACGGACGTCGACGACAGCGACTGGGACACCATCCCGGTCCCGTCCGTGTGGCAGAAACACGGCTACGACCGCCCGATCTACGTCAACATCACCTACCCCTACTGGGGCCCCAACGGACTGGGCGAGGAGCCGCAGCCGCCCGCCGCGCCGACCCGCTACAACCCCGTCGGCCAGTACCGAAGGACCTTCACCGTCCCCCGCGCCTGGTCCGGGCGACGCACCTTCCTGCACTTCGAGGGCGTGAAGTCGGCCCACTACGTGTGGATCAACGGCACGCTCGTCGGCTACCACGAGGACTCCTTCGCCCCCGCCGAGTACGACATCACCGACCACCTGAAGCCGGGCACCAACCAGATCGCCGTCGAGGTCTACCGCTACTCCGACGGCGACTGGCTGGAGGACCAGGACATGATCCGGCTGAGCGGCATCTTCCGCTCGGTCCACCTCTACTCCACGCCGCCCGTCCACCTGCGCGACTTCAAACTCGACACCCCGCTCTCCGACGACTACGCGTCCGCCGAGCTGGCGGTGACCGCGAGCGTCCGCGCCTACGCGGCGGGCCATGCAGGCTCCTACACCGTCGAGACCCAGCTGTACGACGCCGACGGCCACCCCGTCTGGGCCCGCCCGCTCCAGCAGACCGCCGACGTGACGGCGACCGGCGAGGACACGACCGTACGGAGTGCGAGAGCCGTGCCCGAGCCGCGCCTCTGGTCGGCCGAGCACCCGTACCTCTACACGGCCGTGCTGCGGCTGCGCGACCCGGCCGGCAAGGTGATCGAGACGCTGTCCCACCGGGTCGGCCTGCGCGAGTTCGCGCTCAAGGACGGCCTGATGCGTATCAACGGCCGGCCGGTGTCCTTCCGCGGCACCAACCGCCACGAGATGCACCCCGACCGCGGCACCGCCCTCACCCGCGCCGACATGGTCCAGGACATCAGGATCATCAAGCGGATGAACATGAACTCGGTCCGCACCTCGCACTACCCCAACAACCCGCAGTGGCTCGAACTCGCCGACGAGTACGGCCTCTACCTCGTCGACGAGACCAACCTCGAGACCCATGGCATCCGCGGCGAGTACCCCGGCAACCACACCGACTGGGCCGCCGCCTGCGTCGCCCGCGCCCAGAACATGGTCCACCGCGACAAGAACCACGCCTCGGTCGTCATCTGGTCCCTCGGCAACGAGGCGGGCGCGGGCAGCACGTTCGTCGCCATGCACGACTGGATCAAGTCCTACGACACGACCCGCGTCGTGCAGTACGAGGGCGACGACAGTCCGGGCGTCAGCGACATCCGCTCCGAGATGTACGAGAGCCCCGCCCGCGTCGAGGCACGCGCCAAGGACACGGCGGACACCCGGCCGTACGTCATGATCGAGTACTGCCACGCGATGGGGAACTCCAACGGCAACTTCAAGAAGTACTGGGACCTGGTCCGCAGTCACGACGTCCTCCAGGGCGGCTGGATCTGGGACTTCGTGGACCAGTCCCTGAACTGGCCGACGCCGCCGCGCCGCCGGTTCACGGAGGAGGGCCCCGGCGCCCTGCGCGGCGAACTCATCGCCCCCGGCGGCTCGTTCGACCGCGAGAAGGGTGTCGCCGGCGGCACGGTCTTCGCACGCGACGACCGCCTCGACCTCACCGGCTCCCTCACCCTGGAAGCCTGGATCACCCCGCACGTCCTCGGGTACCACCAGCCGATCATCGCCAAGGGCGACACCCAGTACGCCCTCAAGCAGAGCGACAACAACCTGGAGTTCTTCATCCACGGCGGCGGGCAGTGGGTCTCCGCCAGTTGGGCCCTGCCGAGCGACTGGACCGGCGGCGAACACCACATCGCCGGAGTCTTCGACGCGGCGGCGGGCACCCTCGCCCTCCATGTCGACGGCACGCTCCGGGCCACCCGCACC
This DNA window, taken from Streptomyces sp. NBC_00663, encodes the following:
- a CDS encoding glycoside hydrolase family 2 TIM barrel-domain containing protein; translation: MSHTSESPAHPAWAPVSRRRLLEGGAALVGALALPGWAAGEARAAAESPEWNGRIDVFRLGTEPPHSTLMPYANLRQALTADRTDSPYRLSLDGSWRFAHADRPADRDPDFYGTDVDDSDWDTIPVPSVWQKHGYDRPIYVNITYPYWGPNGLGEEPQPPAAPTRYNPVGQYRRTFTVPRAWSGRRTFLHFEGVKSAHYVWINGTLVGYHEDSFAPAEYDITDHLKPGTNQIAVEVYRYSDGDWLEDQDMIRLSGIFRSVHLYSTPPVHLRDFKLDTPLSDDYASAELAVTASVRAYAAGHAGSYTVETQLYDADGHPVWARPLQQTADVTATGEDTTVRSARAVPEPRLWSAEHPYLYTAVLRLRDPAGKVIETLSHRVGLREFALKDGLMRINGRPVSFRGTNRHEMHPDRGTALTRADMVQDIRIIKRMNMNSVRTSHYPNNPQWLELADEYGLYLVDETNLETHGIRGEYPGNHTDWAAACVARAQNMVHRDKNHASVVIWSLGNEAGAGSTFVAMHDWIKSYDTTRVVQYEGDDSPGVSDIRSEMYESPARVEARAKDTADTRPYVMIEYCHAMGNSNGNFKKYWDLVRSHDVLQGGWIWDFVDQSLNWPTPPRRRFTEEGPGALRGELIAPGGSFDREKGVAGGTVFARDDRLDLTGSLTLEAWITPHVLGYHQPIIAKGDTQYALKQSDNNLEFFIHGGGQWVSASWALPSDWTGGEHHIAGVFDAAAGTLALHVDGTLRATRTTTRRPGSNTAPLALATDVDNITREFSGTIRRARVYDRALSATELASDSRGPGGEGVRFWFDAASVGLDELRPREKTFLAYGGDWGDNPNDGNFVADGIVTADRGHTGKAAEIKRIYQAINATGDAQSVTLTNEFLFTNLREFAGSWTLVADGVPVRRGRLTRDQLDVAPLSSKKITVPVRLPSDPPPGTEYFLELSFTTKERTRWAEPGFEVAKAQLPLDAGSPAVTPVPLDDVPTLTYDDSATSVTVTGGKFTVTVDKSSGVISSYEAAGVQLISSGPAPNFWRAPTDNDHGNGQHTRNQTWRDAGARRKVTDVTVSAVRDRAVEIKVAGTLPTTTESTYTTTYTVFGNGEIKVDSTLHPGASSLPYLPEVGTLLLLPGSLDRIHYYGRGPEENHWDRNNGTDVGLYSGAVADQWTSYIRPQENGNKTDVRWAALTDRHGRGLLVSGEPLLEINASHLTPEDLSVGARHDYQLTPRKEVVLRVNHRQMGVGGDNSWGAHTHDEYKLFADRDYAYTYRLRPITDVARATAVSRRPTATD